Within bacterium, the genomic segment CTTAAGGGTTATTCCACAATCAAGGATTGTGGCAAAAGGGGATGAATTTGTTAGCGAGATAAAGATTGATGATGTCAGGAATATGGCCGTGGTTGGGGTTTATCTATCGTTTGACCCAGATGTGCTTGAGGTTTCTACAATAACAGAGGGAGGATTTCCTTCAGGTGGAATGGTGATGAAGAAAACATTTAACAATGCAAATGGACATATTGATTATAGTGTTGGTCTTTTATCAGGCTCATCATCTGGTTCGGGTGTTTTATGCTCAATAAGGTTTAGAGGAAAGGAGGGTGGAACCTCAAGCATTAGGTTTGACTTTGATATTTTAGGCAATCGCAATACAAAGATTATAGATACACAAAGCAATCTTATTCCATTTAACAAAGAAGAATCTTTAATCTATGTTGCCACAGGGCTTTCCATCTTTCCAAAGGATAAAACAATAATGGCAGGAAATAGCCAAATTTATAATGCCTATGCTATTTGCGGAGGATTAAATGTAGATGTTACTGGCTCAACCACATTTACCTCAAACGGTGGGGGTTCCTGGACAACTAATTCCTTTGAGGCACATTACATTGGAACTTACACTATAACAGGAACATTCTTAAGCTTAATGGGAACAACAAGTGTAATTATAACCCCAGGAACACCAACCAGCCTTATTTATGTCTCAGGCAATAACCAAACCCAAAATTGCCAAGAAACCTTAGCAAACCCATTTGTTTGTAAGGTAGAGGATTTTTACCACAACCCTTGCGATGATGTCTTAATAGATTGGGAAATTACAGAAAATCCCATTGGTGCATCTGGATTTAGCCTATCAGCCACACAGACTTTAACAAACCTACAGGGAACATCGGCAACCTACCTTACCTTAGGAACAGAGCCACCTGGGACTTGGACCATTGAGGCAAGAAATACATCCCTTTCTGGTTCACCGATTATCTTTAAAGCCTATTCTCTAAGAAGGTTTGGCTCAATCTCGGGAACCTCTCTTATTGATCGAGGAACAGAGGCACAAAGACAAGCTGGAATATTAGTAAGATTGGTTGAAACCGGAGAGACAAAAACAACAAATGCAGACTCTTACTTTATCTTTAGCAATATTCCAGTAGGAACCTATACTTTATCCTTTACCTACCCTGGGGCAACCCCAGCTACAAAAACCGATGTCTTGATAACCAAAACCCAATTTAATGACACCACAGACATTGGAACAATAACCCTAATTGCTGGAGACCCCAATGGAGATGGCCAGATAAATATCTTAACTGGCCATCTTAGGAAAACCCCTCTTTAAAAGGCCTTTACTTCTACAAGCTTTCTGCGGGAGAATTCTCTGAAACCAAGGCTATGGTGATTGGGAAGTAGAGGCTATACTGCTTTTTATAAATGCAGAAAACAAGGGATGTGGTGCGGTTGGTTTTGATTGGAATTCGGGGTGAAATTGAACCGCCACAAACCAGGGGTGATCTTTTAACTCAACAATCTCAACCAGGTTTTCCTCTGGATATATTCCTGTAATCCTTATCCCTACATCCTCTAATATCTTCCTATATTTGTTATTAAACTCATACCTGTGCCTATGCCTTTCCTTTACAAGCTCCTTTTGGTATGCCTTATATGCAAGGCTGTTTTTTTCTATTCTACAGGGATATATCCCAAGCCTCATTGTTCCTCCCTTTTTCTTTATTATTATTCCCCTTTGCTTTTTCATCAGGTCAATCACAGGATAGGAGGTATTTTGGTCAAACTCAGATGAATTTGCATTAGAAAGCCCTGCCAAATCTCTTGCTATATCAATTACAGCACATTGAAGCCCAAGGCATATCCCAAGAAATGGGACTTTATTAACCCTGGCAAATTTAGCTGCCTTTATCTTCCCTTCTATCCCTCTATATCCAAATCCACCAGGGATGAGGATTCCATTGACACCTAAAAGCTCATCCAAAATGTTTTTACTTTCTGCGTCAACCCATTTTATCTTTACCTTGCAATTGTTTGCTATGCCACCGTGATACAATGCCTCAACAATAGATTTATAGGCATCCTTAATCTGGATATACTTTCCCACAATAGCAATTTTTGTCTTTTTCTTTGCATTTTTTATTTTAAAAACCATATCTTCCCATTCTTTAAAATTGTCCTTTTGAAAAGAAAGGGAAAGGGATTTTATTATTGCCCTATCCAAACCCTGTTTTTTAAAGCTTAAAGGAACCTCATAAATGCTCTCTACATCATATGCATCTATTACATTCTCCTTTCTGACATTACAAAAGAGGGAAATCTTTTCCTTTAGAGAGGAAGATAATGGTTTTTGTGTCCTGCAGAGCAAAATATCGGGTTGAATTCCTATTTCCCTTAATTTCATTACCGAGTGCTGGGTTGGTTTTGTCTTTGCCTCATCGCAGGAAGAAATATATGGAACAAGGGTAAGGTGGATATACAAAACATTTTCCCTTCCCATCTCCCTTCCCAATTGCCTTATTGCCTCAAGGTAGGGAAGGCTTTCTATATCACCAACCGTCCCTCCCAATTCAATGATTGCAACATCTATATTTTTAGAAACCATTTTTATACATCCCTTTATCTCATCGGTGATATGGGGGATAACCTGAACCGTATTTCCAAGGTATTCTCCCTTTCTCTCCTTCCTTATAACCTCATAATATATCTTTCCCGTGGTCACATTGTTTTTCTTGGTTATCTTTGCTTCTGTGAACCTTTCATAATGGCCAAGGTCTAGGTCTGTCTCAGCACCATCAGAGGTTACATAGACCTCACCATGCTGGTATGGATTCATCGTGCCTGGGTCTACATTGATATATGGGTCAAGCTTTTGGAGGGTTATCTTTAATCCAAGCGATTCCAGAATTGTTCCAATAGAAGAGGCAGCTATTCCCTTTCCCAAAGAAGAAACCACACCACCGGTTACAAAGATATATTTAACCACCCTAAATTCCTATCCCTTTCTCTATAAGCCAATGCTCAAAAATTGTGAGAATATTCTGAACAAGCCAATACAAAACAAGGCCTGATGGAAAACCAAGAAACAAAAATGTCATCACTAATGGCATAATAAGCATCATCTTCTCTGTGCTTGGATCCTGGGTTGAGGGTGTCATCTTCTGCTGAATAAACATGGTAAGACCCATAAGTATAGGAAGGACAAAATAGGGATCCTTTAATGAAAGGTCTTTTATCCATAAAACAAATGGTGCACCGCGAAGCTCAATCCCTTTATCCAAAGCACTATAAAGGGCAAAGAATATGGGTATCTGAAGGATAAGGGGAAGGCAGCCACCAAATGGATTGACATTATGCTCCTTGTATAGCCTCATCATCTCCTTTTGAATTGTCTCATGGTCATCTTTGTGCTTTTCCCTTAATTTCTCTATGTGTGGCTTTATTGCCTGCATCTTCTTCATCATTTTAAAATTCTTTCTAGTAAGAGGATGTAAGAGAACCTTGACAATTAAGGTTAAAAGAATAATTGCTACCCCATAATTTCCAATAAGCTTATAGAAAAAGACCAGGGCAAGAATAATAATCTTTGAAAGAAACCATAATCCAGAAAGGCTTTCAAGCCCAACCCCCTTTAATATTTTATAATCTCTAGGTCCTGCATATACCATTATTTTGTTTTTAATTACCTCATTTGGTTTAAGGGAATACCTTGGAAAGAAAGCCTTTATATCCTCTGGGGAGAGCAAAATAGAGGAAAACCTCATTTCTGGCTTTACCACAAAAAGAAAATACTTATCCTGTGTCCCTACCCAGTTAATTGCTTCATCGTTTTTTAAGACATTTTTAGCCTTTTTTATTCCAGAAGCCGTCTGATAAAGAAATGGGTTTTCCTTAAGCTCAGGATCCTGACCAAGTGAGCTTTTTAATGAAAAGCAAACCCATGGAATGGTTATTGGCTTGTCTTCTTTATTTATAAATGAAAGGTTCATCGTAAATGGATAGGTTGAGGAAGAAAATTCATATTTTTTTATTATCTTAAATGATTGCAGGTCATAGACAAAGCCATCTTTTGAAAATTCATTTGGAAATATCTCCTTTTCCTCTAAAAAAATAGAGAATGTATCTTTATCCTTTATTATTGTATATGGAAGGCCCTTTCTATCCTTAAATTTTAAAAGGTTTAAGGATTTGATTGTTCCCTTTTGGGAAAGGGCTAATGAAAATAGGGAATTTTTAAAGATAAGCTCTTTTTCATCAACCAAAGGAAGGCTGGGTTCTTTAGTCTCTATTGGGGGCTTTTGAACAACCTCGTTTTTAACAAAAGAGGGCTTTATTTGTTTAATTTCCTTTTTTTTTGGAAGAAAGAGGGAATGAATGTAGAGGATTAGGAATGAAAGAATAATAAATAGAACAAGCCTTTTCTCCATTAAACTTCAATTACCTTTAGCTTAAATTGCCTTGCTTCTTTATCAGGAATGAGGCAGGAGGAAAGGATAACAACCTCATCGCCTACCTCACCTAGCCTGGCGGCTGGTCCATAAAGGATGCAATCCAAAGAGCCTTTTTTTTCATAAATTGCATATGTTTCAAACCTTGCCCCGGTTTGCATATTAAGGACATAAACCATTTCTCCCTTAAGTATATCAGCCTTTTTTAGAATTTCTCCATCAATACCAATGCTTCCGGAACATTCCCTCTTAAGGCCTGTTATTTTAAGGCCCTTTATCTTTGACTTGCACATTTCTCTAAACATAATTTATAATTATAGCATAAACGATGGAAGATTTGGAAGAAATTTTAGAGGATGAAGAACCCAAAGAAGAGATAAAAAATATTCCCTGGGAAGAAAGAGAAAAAATCGGCTTTTTTAATGCCCTATATATGACAATAAAAGATGCCATATTTAAACCAGGTGATTTCTTCGGAAAGATTAAGCCAGGTAGCATTAAAAATGCCGCTATTTATGTTGTAATTATTGCAAGCATTATCTATTTTCTCAATCTCCTCTGGATTAGCAAAAAAATAGAGTTAAACTACATTCTCCTTATCCCCTTTGTCTCTCTTATCTTTTTCTTCTGTTTAGAAACAGGGCTTCTCCATCTTGGGCTTTTACTCCTTTCCTCTAATAAATCTGGATTTACCACCACATTTAAGGTGGTTGCCTATTCTGAATCTGTCCTTATGTTTTCTGCTCTTCCCATTATTGGTGGAATTATCTCAAGCATCTGGGGGCTTGTTATTACAATCATTGGCCTTTCAAAGGCACACAATATAACGATAAAAAAGGCTTTATTTTCTGTCCTTTTTTCTATTGTGGTTACAAGTATTATTATGGCTATTCCAGCCTTATTTTATTTAGAGGAGGTAAGAAATGAATAAACAAATTTTAAGATGGACAGGAAGCATTATAGCCGTAATCTTTGTTATCCTTGTAATGTTTGCGGCTGAGACAATGCACAGGGCTTATCGGGAGTTTAAGGAAGGAGAGGCCCTTTATAAAAAAGGGGATATCCCTATGGCAATCCTCTATTATGGCACTGTGATAAGCTTCTATACACCCTATTCACCTTGGGTAAATAAGGCTATAAACAGGCTATTTGAGATTGGAGCCTCTTGCCAAAAAAAGAAGGATTATAAAACCGCAAAGGAGGCTTATGATGAGATAATCCATAGGATATATTCAGTAAGAAGCTTCTATACACCCCATAAAAAAACCCAAGAAAAGGCAATGAAACTTCGGGATTCTGTAGAAAAATTCATAAAATAAATTTTATTTGACTTGTTTTTATTCTTTTTATTAAAATTTTTGTATGTTTGTAAAAAGGTTATCTAAAATAATGTGAAAATCTCAATTGATCACAGAGAAATAGAGGTCTCCCCCAATATGACCATCCTTGAGGCAGCAAAGCAAGCCAATATAAAAATTCCAACCCTTTGCTACGATAAAAGGCTTTCGCCCTTTGGTGCCTGCAGAATTTGTATTGTTGAACTAGAAGGAGCAAGGGAAAGATTTACCACATCCTGCACGACACCTGTAGCAGATGGGATGAAGATAAAGACAACCTCACCTGAGATAATAAAGGCAAGAAAAACAATCCTTGAGCTTATCCTGGTGAATCATCCCCTTGATTGCCCTGTCTGCGATAAGGCAGGTGAATGCGAGCTTCAAAATCTTGTTTATGAATATGGGGTTTCTTCCAATAGGTTTTTAAGGTTTAGAGAGGAGGTAAAATTAAGGAAGGATTATGAAAGCCCCCTTATTGAGAGGGATATGAATAGGTGTATTTTATGTGGGAAGTGCGTTAGGGTCTGCGATGAGCTTGAGGGAAAGCAAGAAATCTCATTTGCAAACAGGGGGGAAAGGACTTTGATCACCACAGATTTTGAAAGACCCCTAAATTGTGATTTTTGTGGTATGTGCCTTGATATCTGCCCGGTAGGAGCCCTTTCTTCAAAGCTCTTTAAATACAAAAAAAGGGCATGGGAGCTTGAAAACAAAGAGA encodes:
- a CDS encoding YIP1 family protein, whose translation is MEDLEEILEDEEPKEEIKNIPWEEREKIGFFNALYMTIKDAIFKPGDFFGKIKPGSIKNAAIYVVIIASIIYFLNLLWISKKIELNYILLIPFVSLIFFFCLETGLLHLGLLLLSSNKSGFTTTFKVVAYSESVLMFSALPIIGGIISSIWGLVITIIGLSKAHNITIKKALFSVLFSIVVTSIIMAIPALFYLEEVRNE
- the yidC gene encoding membrane protein insertase YidC, whose amino-acid sequence is MEKRLVLFIILSFLILYIHSLFLPKKKEIKQIKPSFVKNEVVQKPPIETKEPSLPLVDEKELIFKNSLFSLALSQKGTIKSLNLLKFKDRKGLPYTIIKDKDTFSIFLEEKEIFPNEFSKDGFVYDLQSFKIIKKYEFSSSTYPFTMNLSFINKEDKPITIPWVCFSLKSSLGQDPELKENPFLYQTASGIKKAKNVLKNDEAINWVGTQDKYFLFVVKPEMRFSSILLSPEDIKAFFPRYSLKPNEVIKNKIMVYAGPRDYKILKGVGLESLSGLWFLSKIIILALVFFYKLIGNYGVAIILLTLIVKVLLHPLTRKNFKMMKKMQAIKPHIEKLREKHKDDHETIQKEMMRLYKEHNVNPFGGCLPLILQIPIFFALYSALDKGIELRGAPFVLWIKDLSLKDPYFVLPILMGLTMFIQQKMTPSTQDPSTEKMMLIMPLVMTFLFLGFPSGLVLYWLVQNILTIFEHWLIEKGIGI
- a CDS encoding CTP synthase, whose product is MVKYIFVTGGVVSSLGKGIAASSIGTILESLGLKITLQKLDPYINVDPGTMNPYQHGEVYVTSDGAETDLDLGHYERFTEAKITKKNNVTTGKIYYEVIRKERKGEYLGNTVQVIPHITDEIKGCIKMVSKNIDVAIIELGGTVGDIESLPYLEAIRQLGREMGRENVLYIHLTLVPYISSCDEAKTKPTQHSVMKLREIGIQPDILLCRTQKPLSSSLKEKISLFCNVRKENVIDAYDVESIYEVPLSFKKQGLDRAIIKSLSLSFQKDNFKEWEDMVFKIKNAKKKTKIAIVGKYIQIKDAYKSIVEALYHGGIANNCKVKIKWVDAESKNILDELLGVNGILIPGGFGYRGIEGKIKAAKFARVNKVPFLGICLGLQCAVIDIARDLAGLSNANSSEFDQNTSYPVIDLMKKQRGIIIKKKGGTMRLGIYPCRIEKNSLAYKAYQKELVKERHRHRYEFNNKYRKILEDVGIRITGIYPEENLVEIVELKDHPWFVAVQFHPEFQSKPTAPHPLFSAFIKSSIASTSQSP
- a CDS encoding aspartate 1-decarboxylase: MFREMCKSKIKGLKITGLKRECSGSIGIDGEILKKADILKGEMVYVLNMQTGARFETYAIYEKKGSLDCILYGPAARLGEVGDEVVILSSCLIPDKEARQFKLKVIEV